A section of the Babesia microti strain RI chromosome I, complete genome genome encodes:
- a CDS encoding RecF/RecN/SMC N terminal domain (overlaps_old_locusTagID:BBM_I02505) translates to MYILEIRIKGFRSYKDECVLKFDRGLNVIIGKNGSGKSNIITAIGFVFGEYSTTASKNNLQNQSTDESQSTEVTVILDNSDNRFLQGNQQKVTLHRSLFRGKYTYKFNCKYVSKKEYRQILSSAGLHEQLDFYIVKQGMISQLSIESPSQRLYTLKDIAGHKTFEAKTVEAREVLAECRVKKESIEGYLKHLESGVKIAQNEHKRISEWQEIENKRATLQNQIKMFQFDEIKSELDKLYEKRHDKSDAVSQLGRKLTNIKELSEEFKDKISLLEACISTKTKLLKQLENELFHMVDELSIVEQEETELKIDENLRNSKVNELEEELRNLRLRIKSVICEYQEAKNAAENAEKELNEAIREDDRNNFHCDKRNVTAKIEEMINLASEEKKTQIETANHLKKEIEMSKNRIIQLQLELDEFQANSDIEQKLSDHLKEMSKVTEKKRNLQLQITQTKNDLVQLKAKYHSLSKSYGKTISYSNKSCVDIVNTWVNQCKIPPSQFLGFIVDTFSCDPEFYKCIEQVVGHKMFNVVVSTFEVAQSLLSYVKSQNDSAPSGIDEKKMNGVSSFQGRLVIIIANMLPEANDFNHAPPECVRIVECIEYKECLGNVISHVFGNTLLIPDVKLARSLTSNGYDCVTLEGEAFFAGGRIRIGSVTSDSSISLHKKVKEMDKQWKMLEERSYEKDLEISELDKILYVMDNERISLIEEKKNYNLAHEKKLSEIMTLKSLVQGMEERLNQILNIGEKLDFQIDEWNKQIACLSSLEIKQSDKNTSKNYMNERTKCKQLCDEQFEYVAKKLNQLKSREKRVAEEILITRHKSKTVQRSEEIKGVIANIRKRIEDEEHKIVEAKKKIFDARSEINRQQLCEMDVRREWTEEFTNMSQLDQKITALKSKIEKLKIDESLINSNKQINKLSKDQVIEQLRDTNNLLKEKTLANSTKLMIHYSSLLTQYATLQNNYKSLAASNDAIEDTLKRLDELKTNHFLQYLKKVNEKFQDIFKILVPEGDAKLVTTTDNNGLDIQISFGRHIFEPIRRLSGGQKSLISLSLILSLQQMESCPFLIMDEIDAALDDTYRDKLSFLIGKLANKGYQVICTTHWPQLLNFANRIFHVENSAGFSMVKLVNKDKANYLIGYDAVDD, encoded by the exons atgtatatattggaAATTAGAATCAAAGGTTTCCGCTCCTACAAGGACGAATGCGTACTCAAGTTTGATCGAGGACTCAATGTAATAA TTGGTAAAAATGGGTCGGGTAAATCTAATATTATCACTGCAATAGGATTTGTCTTTGGGGAGTACTCAACCACAGCCAGCAAgaataatttgcaaaatcAATCCACTGACGAATCGCAATCAACAGAAGTAACAGTAATATTAGATAATTCTGATAACAGATTTTTGCAGGGTAATCAACAGAAGGTTACTCTACATCGTAGCTTGTTCAGAGGTAAATATACTTATAAATTCAACTGCAAGTATGTCAGTAAAAAGGAGTACCGTCAGATACTTTCCAGTGCTGGATTACATGAACAATTAGATTTTTACATTGTCAAGCAGGGGATGATATCACAGCTATCCATTGAAAGCCCAAGTCAACGATTATATACTTTGAAGGATATAGCTGGCCATAAGACATTTGAGGCAAAAACGGTGGAGGCAAGAGAAGTTTTAGCGGAATGTAGAGTTAAGAAAGAAAGTATTGAAGGTTATCTAAAACATCTGGAAAGTGGAGTTAAGATAGCACAGAATGAACATAAACGAATATCTGAGTGGcaagaaattgaaaataagcGAGCCACTCTACAAAAccaaattaaaatgtttcaatttgatgaaatcaAATCTGAATTGGACAAATTGTATGAGAAAAGACATGATAAAAGTGATGCAGTATCACAACTAGGCAGAAAACTCACAAACATAAAGGAATTATCTGAAGAATTCAAAGATAAAATTAGCCTATTAGAGGCTTGTATTTCCACAAAGACTAAATTGCTAAAACAGTTAGAAAATGAACTATTTCACATGGTAGACGAACTTAGTATAGTGGAACAGGAAGAAACCGAATTAAAgattgatgaaaatttacGTAATAGCAAAGTTAACGAATTGGAAGAAGAACTCCGCAATCTTAGGTTGCGAATAAAGAGCGTTATATGTGAATATCAAGAGGCAAAAAATGCGGCAGAAAATGCTGAAAAGGAGTTAAATGAAGCTATTAGAGAGGATGACAGGAACAACTTTCATTGTGATAAAAGGAATGTCACTGCAAAGATAGAAGAAATGATAAATCTGGCATCGGAAGAGAAAAAAACACAAATTGAAACTGCTAACCATTTGAAGAAGGAGATTGAAATGTCTAAAAATCGAATCATACAATTACAGCTAGAATTGGATGAATTCCAAGCTAATTCGGATATTGAACAAAAATTGAGCGACCACCTCAAG GAGATGAGCAAAGTTACGGAAAAGAAAAGAAATTTACAACtacaaattacacaaaCTAAGAATGACTTAGTGCAACTAAAAGCCAAGTATCATTCACTATCAA AATCATATGGCAAAACCATCAGCTATTCCAATAAATCATGTGTTGACATTGTCAACACATGGGTTAATCAATGTAAAATACCACCAAGCCAGTTTTTAGGGTTTATTGTGGACACTTTCAGTTGTGATCCAGAATTCTACAAGTGTATAGAGCAAGTTGTTGGACATAAAATGTTCAATGTGGTAGTTTCGACGTTTGAAGTAGCTCAGAGTTTACTCTCATATGTCAAATCTCAAAATGACTCAGCACCATCTGGAATAGATGAgaaaaaaatgaatggGGTTTCGTCATTCCAAGGAAGATTGGTAATTATCATTGCAAATATGCTCCCCGAAGCTAACGACTTTAACCACGCCCCTCCAGAATGTGTAAGAATCGTGGAG TGTATAGAATATAAAGAGTGTCTGGGTAATGTTATATCACACGTTTTTGGCAACACACTATTGATACCAGACGTCAAACTTGCGAGATCACTAACAAGTAATGGATACGATTGTGTTACACTAGAAGGGGAGGCA TTCTTCGCGGGGGGTAGGATAAGAATAGGTTCAGTTACATCTGATTCATCCATTTCACTACATAAGAAG GTGAAGGAGATGGATAAACAATGGAAAATGTTAGAGGAGAGATCATATGAAAAGGACCTAGAAATATCTGAGCTGGACAAAATATTGTATGTTATGGACAATGAAAGGATTTCCTTGATAGAGGAAAagaaaaattacaatttagCACATGAAAAGAAACTTAGTGAAATCATGACGTTAAAATCTCTAGTACAAGGGATGGAAGAGCGACTAAATCAGATTTTGAACATTGGTGAAAAGCTTGATTTTCAGATTGATGAGTGGAACAAGCAAATTGCATGTCTCAGTAGTTTAGAGATCAAACAATCAGATAAAAATACTTccaaaaattatatgaatGAGCGTACAAAGTGTAAACAACTGTGTGATGAACAATTCGAATATGTCGCTAAAAAGTTAAACCAGTTGAAATCCAGGGAAAAAAGAGTGGCTGAGGAGATATTAATCACTAGACATAAATCGAAAACTGTGCAACGTAGTGAAGAGATAAAAGGTGTCATTGCTAATATACGTAAGCGTATAGAAGACGAAGAACATAAGATTGTGGAGGCTAAaaagaaaatatttgatgCAAGGAGTGAGATTAATAGACAACAATTGTGTGAGATGGATGTTAGAAGGGAATGGACTGAGGAATTCACCAATATGTCCCAGTTGGACCAAAAGATAACGGCACTTAAATCAAAGATCGAAAAACTCAAGATTGATGAATCATTGATCAACTCCAATAAGCagattaataaattgtcaaaagACCAAGTGATTGAACAGTTAAGGGATACCAACAATTTGCTAAAAGAAAAAACTCTTGCCAACAGCACTAAACTTATGATCCACTACTCATCACTCCTAACACAGTATGCCACGTTgcaaaacaattataaatcTCTAGCAGCATCCAACGATGCAATCGAAGATACCCTCAAAAGGCTGGATGAATTAAAgacaaatcattttttacaGTATTTGAAGAAGGTTAATGAAAAGTTTCAGGacatattcaaaatacTAGTACCTGAGGGGGATGCCAAATTG gTCACAACAACGGATAACAATGGATTggatatacaaatttcttTTGGTAGACACATTTTTGAGCCCATTAGAAGGCTTTCAg GTGGTCAAAAATCACTCATTTCTCTCTCTTTAATATTATCCCTGCAACAAATGGAATCATGTCCATTTTTGATAATGGACGAAATAGACGCAGCACTAGATGACACTTACCGcgacaaattatcattcCTAATAGGCAAATTGGCGAATAAAGGATACCAGGTAATATGCACAACGCACTGGCCTcaattgctaaattttgCTAACAGAATTTTTCATGTGGAAAACAGCGCGGGATTTTCGATGGTAAAGCTGGTCAATAAGGACAAGGCCAATTACCT
- a CDS encoding hypothetical protein (overlaps_old_locusTagID:BBM_I02520) gives MGIHTFMSCLVYYTTNVVLSVFLVSSFFVYKLTAINPCNSFTQGHGTAFITHQIEGHLTNRNKFRKEKLHSNSNELSKAINNNSIKLSDTKSYGEFANNADYMLLDSAILDKYGFKIVGDIELKEERSVKRLLHDVYNSEQLSTIKSKLLTTLNTNLSMCNMNDMVADINEKIANKQNIDLTNCYSRCIICLANKFETSKLVELFQHMINFHELLDIFHFSLVIRYLAQVGYDNLDVWIKLFDVFNNVSLKTCKYGLFVTTDDVKPFVVDKKTYVGQDIDINSLSLFGLNHSYIFDREQMGTGILESFVLGLVQNIHGYQESIGMEEYNNEQGYKSLCSNSKLINIIMQLNIASAVGKIELSWITKVILRHINRILPIDNEFNTIDTNTNNYEGRLFMNLEDESNGVKQSKTIEESCISAIDKFINSPLSSITKQNKLIQPPLLLPKFIYPSTHTQIFNELMNSTSYITVFDIAKLLFSDATNVEELAITDIYYIIRHMLKFKKATSVIESLLKFDVLHSNRLMEHIKCCTYECEMERDPIEALKVLNFFKQTGISPSKGLIDDLANKLNND, from the exons ATGGGTATCCACACATTTATGTCCTGCCTAGTGTATTATACCACAAATGTAGTACTATCAGTTTTTCTAGTTTCTAGTTTttttgtatacaaattaacaGCAATTAATCCATGTAATTCCTTTACACAAGGCCATGGAACTGCTTTTATAACACATCAAATTGAAGGACATTTAACAAATCgcaataaatttagaaaagaaaaattacattcaaATAGCAATGAACTTTCAAAGgcaatcaataataattcaataaaattatctgaTACGAAATCATATGGTGAATTTGCTAATAATGCTgattatatgttattgGACAGTGCAatattggataaatatGGATTTAAGATCGTAGGTGATATAGAACTCAAAGAGGAACGCTCAGTAAAGAGATTATTACATGATGTGTATAATTCTGAACAGTTAAGTACCattaaatcaaaattattaacaacCCTAAAtaccaatttatcaatgtGCAATATGAATGATATGGTTGCTGatattaatgaaaaaatagcaaataaacaaaatattgaCCTGACTAACTGTTATAGTAGATGTATAATTTGCCTAGCTAATAAGTTTGAAACGTCAAAACTGGTGGAATTGTTTCAACACATGATTAATTTCCATGAATTGCTAGATATATTCCATTTTTCACTCGTCATTCGTTACTTAGCACAGGTTGGctatgataatttggatgTTTggattaaattatttgatgtatttaataatgtatcTCTAAAAACATGCAAATATGGGTTGTTTGTCACCACTG atGATGTAAAACCATTTGTAGTTGATAAAAAAACATATGTTGGCCAAGACATTGATATAAATAGCTTATCTTTGTTTGGGCTGAACCActcatatatatttgatcGCGAGCAGATGGGAACTGGTATACTAGAATCCTTTGTTTTGGGTTTAGTTCAGAATATCCACGGATATCAAGAATCAATCGGTATGGAGGAATATAACAATGAACAAGGCTATAAAAGTTTGTGTTCGAATTCCAAGTTGattaacataattatgCAGCTAAATATTGCCAGTGCAGTTGGTAAAATTGAGTTGAGTTGGATTACTAAGGTCATCCTTCGACATATTAATCGGATATTGCCAATTGACAATGAATTTAACACCATTGACACTAACACTAACAACTATGAGGGTAGATTGTTTATGAACCTGGAAGATGAATCAAATGGTGTTAAACAATCAAAAACGATAGAAGAATCATGTATTAGTgccattgataaatttatcaacagTCCCTTATCATCTATTACCAAA caaaataaattaatacaaCCGCCTTTATTACTACCCAAATTCATATACCCTTCAACACACACCCAAATATTCAATGAGTTGATGAATTCCACATCGTACATTACTGTTTTTGATATCgcaaaattgttattttcaGATGCTACAAATGTAGAAGAATTAGCAATAACTGACATTTACTACATCATTCGTCATATgttaaaattcaaaaagGCAACTTCTGTAATAGAATCACTACTGAAATTTGATGTGTTGCATTCAAATAG gCTAATGGAGCACATAAAGTGTTGTACGTATGAATGTGAAATGGAACGGGACCCTATAGAAGCTTTGAAAGTcttaaattttttcaagCAA ACGGGTATATCACCATCAAAGGGGttaattgatgatttagccaataaattaaataacgACTGA
- a CDS encoding structural maintenance of chromosome 3 (chondroitin sulfate) (overlaps_old_locusTagID:BBM_I02525;~overlaps_old_locusTagID:BBM_I02530), whose translation MDELDNYLIKLNKQEKILQSLLDNLNKSYNSVIQQLEDLEKPALQAAENVKNAYSPHISIINELLDELFSGGIMELSAVSRDAEKLHITAAATSSAIKAARKANHITQLVLKLKNLAERLEKDFTCVDEFVKLMIEARHDSEWDEIYTIISLDPLKRPFEILRSTMLIQLRIELQKNSLDNITPYIKVLNYLDSKSDLYECFRVYIEDLYKLFEPENIEFTISERLEEITSFSIKLINDFNIHVKNYSGKDIFLEVISLVYEKVINMACPMIKKFIDEQDFKFVDALSADKLLEEIAHTSFIYRDFQKQIISHIINTSPNIELSLNSLNDSLSPRIISLFKSGLHNGTDGVVLEFQKLLSHYVVLEHSFLEKSLLVAIEESDEINDPEMETISTIVDDVFFILQQCQNRAVYTGDVDAACAILNHVCNALNTQIIEALQENFEFSEKIAKPYFLQLQNIENFNTRTMINEYYMSINKGKNKPPNVISSKYSIRHSLNNLSECLDYLFKFQMEIRQIFNTEFKDSKSLLISSTIQDLDTVKSGLERLMIDAATKISSLLEIHIFSGLESLNSANLEIFQEEYDAVSQGDHFLSPLKLTLDILFTFFNSIFTGKISFLCATTLISKFCEVFESSLSHKSMTIYGAIYLDSGIRSIITLSASHYDQPIKKHFARLSELCNILTVSSREELDQMYQGVGTHIISITDAKELLSLRKDL comes from the exons ATGGATGAACTCGATAATTACCTAATTAAACTCAACAAACAGGAGAAAATCTTACAGTCATTGTTGGATAATCTTAATAAATCCTACAACAGTGTTATCCAACAACTGGAAGATTTGGAAAAACCTGCGTTACAGGCTGCggaaaatgtaaaaaatgcATATTCTCCACATATATCTATAATAAACGAGTTATTA GACGAGCTTTTTAGCGGAGGGATCATGGAATTGTCCGCCGTTAGTCGTGATGctgaaaaattacatatcaCAGCTGCCGCCACTAGTTCGGCCATTAAAGCCGCTAGAAAGGCCAATCATATAACTCAATTGGTACTCAAACTCAAAAATTTGGCAG AACGACTAGAAAAGGACTTTACATGTGTCGATGAGTTTGTCAAATTGATGATAGAAGCACGGCATGACTCTGAATGGGAtgaaatatacacaattatatCGCTAGATCCTTTAAAACGCCCATTTGAAATATTACGTTCAACTATGTTAATTCAGCTTCGTATAGAgttacaaaaaaattcacTAGATAATATCACCCCTTATATCAAAGTGCTTAATTATCTAGACTCAAAATCTGACCTATATGAGTGTTTCAGAGTTTATATTGAggatttatataaattatttgagcCAGAAAACATCGAATTTACTATTTCAGAAAGGTTAGAAGAGATTACCAGCTTCTCAATCAAGTTGATTAATGACTTTAATATACATGTGAAGAACTATTCAGGAAAAGATATATTTCTAGAAGTTATCTCATTAGTATATGAAAAAGTTATTAATATGGCCTGTCCtatgataaaaaaattcataGATGAACAGGATTTTAAGTTTGTAGATGCCCTTTCGGCTGATAAATTACTCGAGGAGATCGCCCATACAAGTTTCATATATAGGGACTTTCAGAAACAGATAATATCGCATATAATAAACACCTCTCCgaatattgaattatcaCTCAATTCGCTTAACGATTCGTTATCTCCCAGAATAATTTCACTGTTTAAATCTGGCCTCCATAATGGTACTGATGGTGTCGTGCTtgaatttcaaaaattactCAGCCATTATGTAGTTCTTGAGCATTCTTTCCTTGAAAAATCTCTCTTAGTGGCTATAGAAGAGTCTGATGAAATTAATGACCCGGAAATGGAAACTATCAGTACGATAGTCGATGATGTATTTTTCATCCTACAACAGTGCCAAAATAGAGCTGTTTATACTGGAGATGTGGATGCAGCTTGCGCCATACTTAATCACGTTTGCAATGCACTAAATACCCAAATTATAGAAGCACTGCAAGagaattttgaattttccGAAAAAATTGCCAAACCATACTTTTTACAGCTACAAAACATCGAAAATTTCAACACCCGAACTATGATCAATGAATATTACATGAGTATAAACAAGGGAAAAAATAAGCCACCAAATGTAATATCTTCAAAGTATAGCATAAGGCACAGCCTTAACAATTTGTCGGAATGTTTGGActatttgttcaaatttcaaatggAAATTAGACAGATATTTAACACTGAATTCAAAG acTCGAAAAGTTTACTAATATCTAGTACAATTCAAGATTTGGACACTGTCAAATCTGGTTTAGAACGTTTAATGATTGATGCTGCGACAAAAATTAGTTCTTTGCTAGAG ATTCATATATTTTCTGGACTAGAATCACTGAACAGtgcaaatttggaaatatttcaGGAGGAATATGACGCCGTTTCCCAAGGAGATCACTTTTTATCTCCCTTAAAACTTACTCTAGATATTTTGttcacattttttaattcaatatttactGGAAAAATCTCATTTTTATGTGCTACCACACTCATATCAAAA TTTTGTGAGGTTTTTGAAAGCAGTTTATCCCATAAATCAATGACTATTTACGGTGCGATATATCTAGATTCTGGGATACGTTCAATTATAACTCTATCAGCATCGCATTATGACCAACCAATTAAGAAACATTTTGCTAGGTTATCTGAATTATGCAATATCCTAACAGTTTCATCGCGCGAAGAATTGGATCAGATGTATCAAGGAGTTGGCACACATATAATTTCCATAACTGATGCGAAGGAA TTATTGAGTTTAAGAAAGGATTTGTGA
- a CDS encoding Cleavage and polyadenylation specificity factor subunit 2 (overlaps_old_locusTagID:BBM_I02535) → MGMYVTIQPILTDSEWATLVSIKLSNYRIKLLVDCGLSDGFNCHSIKKLLMQSIGIKYIFLTHSTLEHVGGLPFLMRKYTKLRNKPQIICTDPTYKLAKANLLDLVDNMSLNLPKSKLHYSADEINSALSNSKLLRYDEHITLDSAIDGLSLHVINSGHSVGGSAYVLTMGTKQILIARKISLISKWHLNSLSLSTVNNPYLLITDFPKLSINACLLHSSLDMVIHKTINTLKNGNCVLLPIDIDSRMVELLHHFEMCWKSHYVAKWPLIIASPIVSKMSLIFSTSIEYMSSKVKSEFSRDLKNPLIFDNVIYLDKLEQLKPFTNVPCVIFSTPGSLNWGFSNALFAAIGSKKGNLIILSKEPTTKTLARKLSLYTSKVDGSTWMKVNTSSDKGSNPNGKQKSKRNKFSWLFRFRKPLSVSECYELYKQNQLEIDSEINTVGDNTMKIDEVSMENDICDVTHELNTGQSFYGEPQQTKNKLYSIISSDPLGHLKFNKLDNSSYPTFSDKISNPVFVNVTSNAISSAEDDYGLVNQFAELWKSQVNKTGENDKKNVSVDNQQIGAKTDEVEDMMDLGQKCLNTQSHDTERYSIDTPLDYYLKLYKSQKNINNTNNTKNNGLDGRNGDSGMQNDWMNSLIRWFGKMPSQYVKKRIRQCVRAKVIMPIGLENTIDQYSLYTLISKLKVKKVCLLPLLHDNKASVANKNLSDINSIVSYKYKIPSPMESLVECSIAISEEPINTPINRDSNTYIFDKILDNCSREARKKFRQLNLKVKFNKINEGPEPRLSFWQSKQPCLYAMCLAPEQNESQENSTAHDARENFYSEVEHQFPNIPIFKVAETFNQLLPGQISVVGRHSAIVIASKTVVQRVEDSGIGTIATGVKSGLTDGKKWILRGTIDPTYYLARKTLYALHGNPF, encoded by the coding sequence atggGGATGTACGTGACGATACAGCCCATTCTCACAGATAGCGAATGGGCAACACTTGTAAGtatcaaattgtcaaattatcGCATTAAATTGTTGGTAGATTGTGGATTATCTGATGGCTTCAATTGCCATTCcataaaaaaattgctcATGCAATCCATAGGgatcaaatatattttcctCACTCATTCTACCTTAGAGCATGTAGGAGGATTGCCGTTTTTAATGCGTAAATATACGAAATTACGCAACAAGCCACAAATCATATGTACTGACCCAACTTATAAGTTAGCCAAGGCAAATCTATTGGACTTGGTAGACAACATGTCACTCAATCTACCAAAGTCCAAGCTACATTACTCAGCTGATGAAATAAATTCAGCCCTATCTAACTCCAAGTTGTTGAGATACGATGAGCATATAACTCTTGATTCTGCAATTGATGGTCTATCACTTCACGTAATAAACAGCGGTCATTCTGTTGGAGGATCGGCATATGTACTTACAATGGGCACCAAGCAAATTTTAATAGCTAGAAAGATTTCGTTGATTTCCAAATGGCATCTTAACTCCTTATCCCTTAGCACGGTTAATAATCCTTACTTGCTGATAACAGATTTTCCCAAGCTATCAATCAACGCATGCCTGCTACATTCATCATTGGATATGGTGATCCATAAAACGATTAATACGCTCAAAAATGGAAACTGTGTATTATTACCCATTGATATTGATTCCAGAATGGTGGAGCTGCTACACCACTTTGAAATGTGTTGGAAAAGCCATTATGTTGCCAAATGGCCTCTCATCATTGCATCCCCTATTGTATCAAAGATGTCTTTAATTTTCAGCACCAGCATTGAGTATATGAGTTCAAAAGTCAAGTCTGAATTTTCAAGAGACTTAAAAAATCCACTAATCTTTGACAACGTAATATATTTGGACAAATTGGAACAACTGAAGCCATTCACCAACGTCCCTTGTGTAATCTTTTCGACTCCTGGATCCTTGAATTGGGGCTTTTCAAATGCTTTATTTGCAGCTATTGGGAGTAAAAAAGGCAATCTCATAATATTAAGTAAGGAACCCACAACAAAAACATTAGCCCGTAAACTTAGCTTATATACCAGTAAGGTCGACGGGTCTACATGGATGAAGGTCAATACAAGCAGTGATAAAGGGAGCAATCCAAATGGTAAACAAAAAAGCAAAAGGAATAAATTCAGTTGGTTATTTAGGTTCAGGAAACCACTCAGTGTAAGTGAATGTTATGAATTGTATAAGCAGAAtcaattggaaattgattCTGAGATTAACACTGTAGGTGATAATACTATGAAAATAGATGAGGTTAGCATGGAAAATGACATTTGTGACGTTACACATGAATTAAATACTGGGCAAAGCTTTTATGGCGAACCACAGCAAActaaaaacaaattatattccATAATTTCCAGTGACCCTCTTGGCCATTTGAAgtttaataaattggataaCAGCAGTTATCCCACGTTTTctgataaaatatcaaatcCAGTATTTGTTAATGTTACCAGTAATGCTATAAGCAGCGCTGAAGATGACTACGGCTTGGTCAATCAGTTTGCCGAGTTATGGAAATCACAAGTTAACAAAACTGGTGAAAACGataaaaaaaatgtatCCGTAGATAATCAGCAGATCGGTGCTAAAACTGATGAGGTTGAAGATATGATGGATTTAGGTCAAAAATGCCTAAATACACAATCGCACGACACAGAACGCTACAGTATTGATACTCCTCTTGATTACTATCTTAAACTGTataaatcgcaaaaaaatatcaataatactAACAACACTAAAAATAATGGCCTTGATGGACGAAATGGCGATAGTGGTATGCAAAATGACTGGATGAACTCATTAATACGTTGGTTTGGGAAAATGCCCTCACAATACGTAAAAAAGAGGATTCGCCAGTGCGTAAGGGCAAAGGTTATAATGCCAATTGGCCTGGAAAATACAATTGATCAGTACAGTTTGTATACATTGATTTCCAAGCTTAAAGTTAAGAAGGTTTGTTTACTCCCACTATTACATGACAATAAGGCTAGTGTTGCAAATAAAAACCTAAGTGATATAAATAGTATTGTGAGTTATAAGTACAAAATACCTTCACCAATGGAATCGCTAGTGGAGTGTTCTATTGCTATCAGTGAAGAGCCAATAAATACGCCAATTAACAGGGATAGTAATACCTATATATTCGATAAGATACTAGATAATTGTTCTAGGGAAGCaagaaaaaaatttagacaattgaatttgaaggtcaaattcaataaaattaacgAAGGCCCTGAGCCAAGATTATCATTTTGGCAATCTAAACAACCCTGCCTTTATGCTATGTGTTTGGCTCCTGAACAGAATGAGTCCCAGGAAAACAGTACTGCACATGATGCTCGTGAGAATTTTTACAGTGAAGTGGAGCACCAGTTCCCTAATATTCCAATATTTAAAGTGGCTGAAACATTCAACCAATTATTACCAGGGCAAATATCGGTAGTGGGTAGACATTCAGCAATTGTAATTGCTTCCAAGACTGTTGTACAACGTGTAGAAGATAGTGGAATTGGTACTATTGCCACTGGTGTTAAGAGTGGTCTTACAGATGGGAAAAAATGGATATTAAGGGGTACAATCGATCCTACCTACTATTTGGCTAGGAAGACTTTATATGCACTCCACGGTAATCCATTTTAG